In Cotesia glomerata isolate CgM1 linkage group LG8, MPM_Cglom_v2.3, whole genome shotgun sequence, the sequence gaacttataaaaaaaataaagcaagTAAAGAGTGTCAAGGgacggaaaaaaattcaaatattcctcagttattaaataaaccaaaTAAAGTTGATAATTATCAAGCTACTGATGCTATTGAagctattgaaaattttgatattaaagGAAGAAATATTGTGAGTAATTTAAATGGCAAACAAAATAACGAAGCTGTTGAAGAAGATGATGATTTGAATGAAGAATATACTGTGAATGatttagaaataaatgaatttgatcataataaaaatgaactttCTCCGacagaagaaatattaaaaaagccAAGAATTGTTAAGCCGAGAGATAATAGTGGAAATTCAGAAGAAAAATCAGAACCGGTAAGTCCAAAAGGAATTAGAGGAAGAAGAAAGGCTTTGTATTCGAGTCCTAATACAAGGAAGACTACTCCGCAATCTTCGCCGGTAAAACAGATCAATATCAGTGGAATAGGTCGTAGTAATACTTCTCCGATAGTTAGAGCCACTAGAGCTACAACTCTTCGGAAGAATACATCCACGCCGGATAATAATCAATTGAAATTGGGCGCTTTGCAGAAAGTAACTAAAACAATTacgttgaataaaaaaagttctatTCCTCAGAGAAAAAGTAGTGGGAGTTATAAGCGTCATAGCACGCCGTCAGAATCTACAGTCGGTAAGAAAGATCAAGAAGAAATTCCTAAAACTCTGGAGAGACAAGGAACGTTCACTAAAGATGAACCTGAAATGGAAAATGCACCGACTGTTGCGATTGCTTCGCCCTCTAAATCTAAAATTGCGAAGCCTACGAGAAATTTATCGTCTTCTAATATTAAGAGTAAAGCTGTTGGGAAGAATAGTCAGTACAAAGTAACTCAAGGTGTTACGGAGAAAATTGGATCTCCTAAAATTCCAATTAAGCGATTTTCAGGGACGGAATTTAAAAATCCAATTGAGAGTACTTATTCGAATGTACTAAACATTAAAAAGCCTGTTAATAGTGAGCAAAGGGTGAGTTATAATGCTAATATAGCTTCTCAAAATTCACCTGAAATTTCGGATAAAAAATTGGTTAAAGAAACGGCTAGTAAAATTGCTAATTTATGGAAGAAAGTTGAAAAGTCTCAAAATAAACAACAAAAACCTGACTCACGTCAATGGATTACAGCGTCTAATTCTACTgatactgaaaaaataataaataatttatctactCAAAGATTGTTTAGAAGTTCTACTTTTGAAGGAATGCCAAAAGATAAAccagataattttaaaagtaaaataagaaaacctTCGATACATGCTAGTGAGACACAAGAGCCAATTTATAGAAATTCATTGGATTTAACTGGTGTTAATACTATTTCAGAAGTATCCAGTAAAATTCCGCTTAAATTTACGGATACtaaaatcaatgaaaaaataactcCAGTTGTTCTtagaaaaaaagataattcgGGAAATACTGATCCAGCTAAAAGATTATCGAGACTTGGCTCTTTTATAACTGTTGATTCAACAGAAACTCAAATTCCGGTTTATCTTGAGAAGACTATTCATACGTTACCTTCTTCAGTTGATTCACCGGTTGAGTCAACTCTAGGTTCGAATAGTAAAATTCAAGAACAAAAAACTACAACGTGAATGAAGAtgtaaagaattattttaatttgactagtcgtttatatttttgcctaagataatttatagtttaaaaaaaaaattattatttttaaaagaagaaattggtttttcattttttttaaattaattgctactttatatgtatataattattattatatgctgctttttgaaataatttttattttaaattatttttaagaagaaatattgatattattatttatttttcattgtaaataattatcttggatactaaaaatttggaaaaattctttttatatgtaatggatgttaaatatacattttagcgcatattaataatgatataaatatttatttgcgaagaaaaaaaatttttgcccatttttcatttatttctattacttttttaagacTGACAAGAGATTTTACGGAAATAGTGTAACcagtataaaataatatgtaaACCATTATAGCGGAATGTTAGGTACATTTTCAATATTGCTTAATTGAAGAAATcgtagaaattaattatttctagtctattattaaatttaattaaagttttctaTTTTGACTCTGCtggtatttaaaattacagaaattagaagaagaaaattaaaattataacttcTTAAGTTATTTATActaatactaaatttaatatttatgtaacTCAGGTATATCAACAAATAAAcccaattaaataattttgtttcttCGAAATTCATTTTGTACCGATGTTtataaagtatttatttttgttactattgtttatatatacgcttactttttttaatcagcAATTATTTTGCTCGTGGTCATCTTCCTTGATTTGCATTTatgtatagtttttttaatttagtcaTGTAAATGATATTACCTTTTTTAGATGTATGATGgtgatttttgaaataataaaacttttgctcataaattttatagacaagtttattttaattattttttttttcaagtaattaaattatataaaatttaagctcgaattatttttaatcataaaaaattttttattttacttatccacacggaaagaacaagatgacactaaATATCATCTCAGATtttactcagtgatatctgtggtgaaaaagaatttcagatagtagctaaaaaaaacccgtgtaaaaatcatttatcatGATGAGGTTCAttatgaatctcatattttaacacaaatatGAGATTATGAGATTCATATAAAAGCCATATTACTTAATATACATTTGATAcccgtaataagtaaaatatttatgtgaacaaattttttttttactagattataaaatttttatttttcttgttggagaaagaaaatttctagtaatttGATTATGAAATCATTATGATATTAACATGAATTCATAATAAAGTGATGGTCATATCtgcataaaatcataatgatatcatAGTGATATTGCTAGCTTTTTTAAATagtgatataaaattattgagtcaaaaatatatacaggaaataatgcaaattaattaaattaaagaaatttttaggaggatttaaattgtttttaaaataaaaaattataaaatataatataactacattttctgactcaTGTCAGCTCGGtaaactgagtcagaaaatagctaaattttttaaaagttacacCATGAAaacggctgcaatagttaaatttttatgaaatctactaaaaaacgGATGAGCTTTACCCACATTATGGTAaagttttttgttaaaattgaatttttagccatatatcaaattaatataagtttaaaaattttacaaattcatTGTACAAATTGTTAcccgtaaattttattttattaataacaaatttacatttgataaattatccaatctcaataatattaaaaatactatattgcattataaaacaaatgtaaaaatattattacaacTTGGAATTATTTGAATCCAGTGAAACTCATGAATATATTTTTGCTtgaacagtaaaaaatttgtatgctaaatattttacacttttttgtgttgatttaacaaaataaattttatttatttatttatttatttattcaatttaaatgcCAAGGCGAAAGCCAAATGGCAAAATTAATACATAGAGTAACATAAGTATTTGTAAATCTATAAACATTGTCgatatcaatatcaatatcaatattcTGCATTATAGCTAATAAGTgatagtataaatataaaatataataataaaagatggAAAATCGTATAAAGGTGATATGAAAAagatgatattaaaatatgaTAAGATAACATGTAAGATGACATGTAAAACACTCATTAAttagagtaataaattttgtatatatatctcagtttaaattataaattaagtaaactATTTGCAGTCAATGGTTCTTAGGTTCTTTGGTCTCCCTGAGCTCAAGATCGTAGAAGAAATCGAACACTCCAGATTTAAATGCCTCAATGCTAAGTGAGTTTATGACTTCGAGTGGTATTTCACGCCAAAGATGTATTGAtgagattaataaataatagtttaaaaaaactaaaaacacgctttttatagaaaaccaaactaaaaaatagaaaataaatttaaattaagaatagtgttaaaaatttcaataaatataaattaataatagtgtaaataaaaaaaatgtattttattttaaaaagcgtgggtgcatggtgtcaatagttataaatattttattgacagatatgagtagagtgattatcattttgataatatcttaaaaagcaccccacgctttttttaaaataaaatacattttttttttatttacactattattaatttatatttattgaaatttttaacactattcttaatttaaatttattttctattttttagtttggttttctataaaaagcgtgtttttagtttttttaaactattatttatttttttctttttagtttggtttatttataaaagcgtgattttttagtttttttaaactattatttgttgattatcaaaaatattcaggcgcgcaaattacccacggagagttacatactgacatactgacatactgacatacaagtgaagctaataaaaaataattatttataaatattataaatacggggaatcagagttcgatttcggagagcgagcctgagaaacggctaccagaaccaagaaaggccgcaggcgcgcagattacccacggagagttactgacatactgacaaactgacatacaagtgaagctaatataaagcgtgtaaaaaagaGTGTTCATATACTGTTGTTGAATACTTTGGAATACTGGGTTGCAGTCAACTAGTCAGACTAACAACATtccgaattaataaattactagaacttagaaagtaaatattaaatgtaatttaaaataattaattttacaaattttaaaattccgaaaaatataatcttaaataaagaaaaatctaaagctatattaatagaatctttcaaagttacaaagtctcaataaattaaaaaacataacaacGAAAATTTATACGCCAAAAAGAATGAACAGACGATCACTCATTTagccgaaaaatgtaaataattttatatttagattagaaattttttttaattaattttaaattaattaatttttgaaaattaattttattttaatttacaagcatgtatggaaaacactcaaatttcatgattgtaaaggtggaccatctaaaaaaaatttccaattttttggatGAGTAATTTTCGGCCGAATCATTATTCGGATAGGTGAGTATTCGGATGAATATACGTCTGAACAACCCTTTTtcgaaatcaaattaattgtaactcttgaggaatataagatttatatttacttttattcgaTAACCcggtgttttataatttacaaaattgtttttcggctgttattctatttaagctaatgtattttataaactttgaatgtagcggaattttaaattttctagagtCTTAATAATTTGGAATGTTGTCGATCTGACTAGTTGACCGCAACCCGGAATACTGAACAAAATATTGTTGTATTTTGAAGCCAACCTATCCGAACGTCTTATGTCTTGTGATTCCTCAATAAAAAGACTCCTTAGGAAATTTGGTTCACCAGAACTGAATAGTTTATAGAGAAAACAAGCTAAGAGATACAGTCTTTTCGATTTGATTGAGAGCCATTTTAGAGAGCGACGATGAGGAGTAATATGATCATCACGCTTCAGATTGAAAATGAACCTGATGCCGTTGTTCATCAAGCGCTGTAATTTATAGTCCAGTCTTTTAGAGTTATCTATCAAAACCAAAGAGCAATAGTCAATTATTGGCATAATTAAGGCCATTATTAGTAATTTGCGATTTGCAGTGGATAATATGTTCTTCCTATGTTTGAGGTTGTTAAGTGTACCATAGACCTTACGTGAGGTATGAGCCACATGAATATCCCATGAGAGATTGTTTGTTATATGCACCCCAAGATGCTTTGTTGAGTTAACATATGGAATTACATTTCCATAAATGTTATCAACTTAGCAAtgttattttgtattttttataccacggtattaaaaattcttatttatcaTCTGTTCTATTTTGAATAacatatacatttttttaaatttccaaaaatttgaatattcttCAAATGATATTGAGTCTCGTACATCTTTAGTAGTTAAGTTAATTAAAGGCCATTCTTTTGAAACCTTCTGGACATTGATATAACTCACTGTTTGCATTTATACAAGCCATAAGCTTTTTTACTGATTCTTTTGAGGTACGATGACTTtctgcaaaaaaatattttattatttataatatatcaatTACAAAACACGTGTagaattttcttcaatattaatttacaataatagtTTTTACTTATCGGAAAACAGCTgccgaaatttattataaattctagTACTGGAGAATTTGCTGGCCATATTGCTATACCCGCTGGGTCGAAACCCAAAAGAGAAGGCAAGTCCATGGAATTATCAGATTTTatctgattaattaaaaaaatatctattgcTAATTAAGATTTCAACCAATTTAAAGATTAGTTATTATTCTAAATAGCTTACCGCTCCAGTGAATTGATAAAGACATGttttattgtgataaaattcTTCTTCCATTATTTTGCTCatgttattaaaatgaaaattgctTTCACCTTTTATCAAATTCAGCTCATTTTGCAATAGCTCCATTGGATCTGGACAATTTTCTTCCTTCATTTTAATAACTGGTGActagaatataaaataaagagtGGTGAATTAATAAGTTAAAGAATTCAagtcttgaattaaattttttacagtaattggataaagtatttaattctatacttttttaattaaaatttacggTAAATTTTCGGGAATgcaactaaaaattataaaaaattttctaactcaaattctgtaattaaaattaccgaACATACCAATAGACTAGACCCTTcgttttttggttttttttttttttgataaatgaaAGGGGAGTCAAAATtacaaaacgaaaaatttatataaaaacatcactataattttttgataatgcGCCAgcttgatttttttctcaaaaataattttgattcaaatgataaaaaggtttattaacagttaataaatttatttcttcagaaagaatttatttattaattaaatatgaaatattttttggaaataaaaGTCCATTCACTATAACGATTAAATAATctttacagttaaaaaaaaaaaaatggtgattatttaatgaaaaatttattgacttttaataaagatttgttagatatttaatgttaaaaaattatttttttacaattacaataaCGTTTCTTTGATGATACTAAATCCTTTTAGGATTGTTTTTcccttaaaatattttcaagataTGAAGAGATATTCAATTTTGCTGAAAAATCtcttgaaataacttttttgaatgtacttttacgttttttttttgtttttttttctatgataAAACTTGAAtgtttagtaaaaaaaaaaaaaataaattttataagcttCAATAAATGcgcgttattttaattaaagttttattttttaaattttacgcCAGAGGTAGACACAAGTGCTTTTAAATAACGAGTTCCTGTTTTATTTGAAGAGTTAACATCCCTCGCGGTTTTTGAAATGCCGTAAAGATtcggtatttatacgatataaatgctggatttttaccgtaatacttcagttattttagccagtttttttgtcgaattattacgaaaaaattacgaaataaattcaaaatatttacggcattacaatagaaaaattacggtatattaacagcatttaaaccgtaaatgtaccgcatatttactgtatatctgcggcactattgcagcaaaaaaccggaaaagaagatccctactttctattaccggcaaaataccaaaaatatgctgctttactactatttttcaatagcttaaaattttttttttatagtataaattatcatgaataatttttaagaggctgataaattaatttctctgttattactattattatcatttattttagtcCAGACCAAAaagcattatatctttaattatatcagtataaacgCGGTAAAATTACcgcgtttaaaaaaatatataaatatatattaataatgaataataaatataaaaaatatatatataaatactatagtatgaacattttattattctgagaataatttagtaataaattattatagctgcttaaaaaatatacttgagattctaatcaaaaataatattaatagtaattattattagtactattaaattaattaaagcaatTGAAGGTCATTATtatattgatttatatttttttcaaatagcGTGATTTTCTTATCTTACAGTCatcgataattattattattcgttTAAATCGATCAGAGTATTATTGAATCCGaataaaaacagtttcactgtaaaaaatcgcgccaagtccacgttcataagactattaagaaaaaagaaatttttttttctttacaaaaagatataaaatcaaaatactaaaaaatccaagtaaccgatatgattgtatatgattttcggaaattaaaaaaaatttttttgtaaatttaaaaattaaagaaatgattttggaacgtatttagtgtgcgtggttgcaaaatattttacttgttatgaaattcgtaaaatctatctactaagactgaaaaaaaatttgacatacacaatgacgcacacaaagtacgttccaaaattattataattgatttaaaaaaagatactcaccgcgataataataataaaaatagaaaaaagaaTATTCACAAAAAATAGTGAACACATGATTCCGTTTTTCGACATTGCAACTTTTTTACAGGCGTacttagataaattttataaatttaaaaaatgatttattttcgATTTCTCATCCAAGATCACTTGTAGtttttcaacacaaaaaattcaactgtgTTCATTGACGCATGTCCGTTTTATATAGACGTAGAAGCAACAATGTGTATCATTTTTGTACAAACTACATACTCGAAACAAGAAAGAAGGGGAAAATGATAGATATACAGCTATTCCAAGTAAAATATTACTTCAACTGATGCAAtacatttgaaaatattaagttataattattataattaaataaaaaaatttttatgtttaattctAATGAAAAtctgagaaaaaattctttaaaaaattaagatctAATATCCCTAGCGGTATCGACGACTCAGAGTAAACTCGGAGTTTACGCGGAGTTACTATGGAGTATACTCCCTCTTGGAGTTTAATCG encodes:
- the LOC123270285 gene encoding uncharacterized protein LOC123270285, giving the protein MSKNGIMCSLFFVNILFSIFIIIIASPVIKMKEENCPDPMELLQNELNLIKGESNFHFNNMSKIMEEEFYHNKTCLYQFTGAIKSDNSMDLPSLLGFDPAGIAIWPANSPVLEFIINFGSCFPIKSHRTSKESVKKLMACINANSELYQCPEGFKRMAFN